A region from the Silene latifolia isolate original U9 population chromosome 7, ASM4854445v1, whole genome shotgun sequence genome encodes:
- the LOC141591956 gene encoding poly [ADP-ribose] polymerase 2-like encodes MATTSTNTMKVDELRTELSKRGLSTAGIKPTLVKRLDSALRKEAKQSANDTAAEAAAVIAAEDTATAVVVGEKRERESEECDGGIEERERYQKMSVIQLRKEASNRGVSTSGTKKELVERLCTAVDTVDDNGEAADGKQADKVVEEVKKEKVVTATKKGSAVLDQWLPDNIKHHYHVLEVGDEIYDAMLNQTNVGDNNNKFYVIQALEADGGGLYMVYTRWGRVGVKGQDKLFGPYSCQSSATEEFKQKFLAKTKNDWSDRKDFVSYPKAYTWLEMDYSEKDQDQAKPSASCTEVQPTETKLESRIAKFISLICNIGMMKQQMMEIGYNAEKLPLGKLSKSTILKGYGVLKQIADVMGQSNRKLLEQLSGEFYTVIPHDFGFKKMREFVIDTPQKLKAKLEMVEALGQIELATKLLSEGVGMQDDPLYAQYERLNCELVPVDNGSEEFSMIDMYMKNTHAKTHSGYTVEIVQVFKVSREAEHERFKPFVSTKNRMLLWHGSRLTNWTGILSQGLRIAPPEAPVTGYMFGKGVYFADMFSKSANYCCSSSTSPSGVLLLCEVALGEMEELQYANYDADKLPPGKLSTKGVGGTAPDLSKSKVLDDGVVVPLGNPVQSKNGKGGLLYNEYIVYNVDQIRMRYVLQVDFKYKW; translated from the exons ATGGCGACGACTAGTACCAACACCATGAAAGTCGACGAACTTCGTACCGAGCTCTCCAAACGCGGCCTCAGCACTGCCGGCATTAAACCTACCTTG GTGAAGCGTCTTGATTCCGCGCTTCGAAAAGAGGCCAAACAATCGGCGAATGACACCGCGGCGGAGGCTGCGGCGGTGATTGCGGCGGAGGACACGGCGACGGCGGTGGTGGTAGGGGAGAAGAGGGAGAGAGAAAGTGAGGAGTGTGACGGAGGAATTGAGGAAAGAGAGAGGTATCAAAAGATGAGTGTTATACAGTTGCGGAAAGAAGCGTCGAATCGAGGCGTTTCGACTAGTGGCACTAAGAAGGAGCTTGTTGAGAGGCTTTGTACTGCTGTTGACACTGTTGATG ATAATGGAGAAGCAGCAGATGGAAAGCAAGCGGACAAGGTAGTGGAAGAGGTTAAGAAGGAGAAAGTGGTGACAGCCACAAAGAAAGGTTCAGCGGTGTTGGATCAATGGCTTCCTGACAATATAAAACACCACTACCATGTTTTAGAAGTG GGAGATGAAATATATGATGCGATGTTGAACCAGACAAATGTAGGGGACAACAACAACAAGTTCTATGTGATTCAAGCTCTTG AAGCTGATGGTGGTGGCTTATACATGGTATATACCAGATGGGGGAGAGTAGGTGTAAAGGGCCAAGATAAGTTATTTGGGCCATATTCTTGTCAATCTTCTGCTACTGAAGAGTTTAAGCAGAAGTTTCTGGCCAAGACGAAAAATGATTGGTCCGATAGAAAAGATTTTGTTTCCTATCCTAAGGCTTACACTTGGTTGGAAATGGACTACAGTGAAAAGGATCAG GACCAGGCAAAGCCCTCCGCTTCTTGCACAGAAGTTCAACCTACGGAAACCAAACTTGAGTCACGCATTGCAAAATTCATCTCCCTTATCTGCAACATTGGCATGATGAAGCAGCAAATGATGGAAATTG GTTACAATGCGGAAAAGTTACCTCTTGGAAAGTTAAGCAAGTCAACAATTTTGAAG GGTTATGGCGTCTTAAAGCAGATTGCTGATGTCATGGGGCAATCCAACCGAAAACTACTTGAACAACTAAGTGG GGAGTTCTATACAGTTATTCCTCATGATTTTGGGTTTAAAAAGATGC GTGAATTTGTCATTGACACGCCTCAGAAACTAAAAGCCAAGCTGGAAATG GTTGAGGCTCTTGGTCAAATTGAACTTGCAACAAAATTGTTGAGTGAAGGTGTCGGAATGCAG GACGATCCATTATATGCTCAATATGAAAGACTCAATTGTGAACTGGTACCAGTAGACAATGGCTCAGAAGAGTTTTCCATG attGACATGTATATGAAGAATACACACGCTAAAACACATTCTGGCTATACAGTAGAAATTGTTCAAGTGTTTAAGGTGTCAAGAGAAGCCGAACACGAACGCTTTAAACCG TTTGTTAGTACCAAAAATAGAATGCTCCTGTGGCATGGCTCTCGTTTGACCAACTGGACTGGGATTTTGTCTCAAG GGTTACGTATTGCGCCACCAGAAGCACCCGTAACAGGGTATATGTTTGGGAAAGGAGTTTATTTTGCGGACATGTTCTCTAAGAGTGCAAACTACTGCTGCTCAAGTTCCACTTCTCCGTCTGGTGTGCTCCTGTTGTGTGAG GTTGCGTTAGGCGAGATGGAAGAACTCCAATATGCAAATTATGATGCAGATAAGCTGCCGCCTGGAAAGTTAAG TACAAAGGGAGTTGGCGGCACTGCACCAGATCTCTCTAAATCCAAGGTCCTTGATGACGGTGTTGTCGTTCCTTTGGGGAATCCAGTTCAGTCGAAAAATGGGAAG GGTGGTCTACTGTACAATGAGTACATAGTTTACAATGTGGATCAGATAAGGATGCGGTACGTTCTTCAAGTAGATTTCAAGTATAAGTGGTAG
- the LOC141591957 gene encoding protein FLX-like 1: MAGRNRGPPLPMNNMSHGRLPPMGMEPPFGRSMGGPRPPHPALLDEMRETQFGMGGPRSLPPHPAILEDRLGLQLEEIQGLLVDNQRVAATHVALKQELEAAHHELQRMNHFVSSFHMEKDMQMREICDKAAKMEMDLRSVDAMRADFMRVQADIKELTVARQELMAQLQVMNSDAARASADAQQVPALKAEIEHMRQEVERAKAAIEYEKKVYADSYEQGQSMQSNLVSMARELEKLRAEIANAEKRARAAAAVGNAAAAGYNANYGIPEAGYTPNAYPAAYGVNPPQAGVENYPQYVPGPSNWGAYNIQHGQGHR; encoded by the exons ATGGCGGGAAGGAATCGTGGTCCGCCTTTGCCAATGAACAACATGTCCCATGGTCGGCTACCTCCAATGGGTATGGAACCTCCATTTGGCAGAAGCATGGGGGGTCCGAGGCCTCCTCACCCTGCACTTCTTGATGAAATGCGTGAAACACAATTCGGGATGGGTGGCCCTAGATCACTTCCTCCTCATCCAGCTATCCTTGAGGATCGTCTAGGGCTCCAACTTGAAGAAATTCAGGGTTTGCTGGTCGATAACCAAAGAGTGGCCGCTACCCATGTTGCGCTGAAGCAGGAGTTGGAAGCTGCTCATCATGAGTTGCAACGGATGAACCATTTTGTAAGTTCCTTCCACATGGAGAAGGATATGCAGATGAGAGAGATTTGTGATAAAGCTGCCAAGATGGAGATGGATCTTCGTTCAGTCGATGCAATGAGGGCTGATTTTATGCGGGTTCAAGCTGACATTAAGGAGCTCACGGTTGCTAGGCAAGAGCTCATGGCCCAGCTCCAAGTAATGAATTCGGATGCTGCTCGGGCTTCTGCTGATGCCCAACAAGTCCCTGCTTTGAAAGCTGAAATCGAGCACATGAGACAAGAAGTTGAGCGAGCAAA GGCAGCAATTGAATATGAGAAGAAAGTCTATGCAGATAgctatgaacaaggacaaagtatGCAAAGCAATTTGGTCTCCATGGCTAGAGAACTAGAAAAGCTTCGAGCAGAGATTGCTAATGCAGAGAAGAGAGCTCGTGCTGCGGCTGCGGTTGGCAATGCTG CAGCTGCAGGTTACAATGCAAATTACGGCATCCCTGAAGCTGGATATACTCCAAATGCATACCCTGCTGCTTATGGGGTGAATCCA CCACAGGCTGGTGTCGAGAATTATCCTCAATATGTTCCTGGACCTAGTAACTGGGGTGCATATAACATTCAGCATGGTCAAGGGCATAGATGA
- the LOC141589872 gene encoding uncharacterized protein LOC141589872, protein MYMKSWSSCCCPLAEGGFNIKEILSWNKANLCKWLWRLLHPTDSLWALWHTHYNLQHSQLWTAPISSHHSESWRSILSVRDSLLKLYGNCLAADKILQQCSTSAGHFLVCKMYDCLRPKFPIVRWAKTVWTAQALPKHSFITALAAQTKLATVDNLCKRGMYLVNWCVLCKQAGESHHHLFFKCPFSNSVWRGILGWMSLPGRSSTLRQELLWCALRTKRKHWKACWFGCCLTATVYTIWQERNARIFSGKELSVPTLLHQIKFHVAVKILDSKHSKEVLDHLTLIYA, encoded by the coding sequence ATGTATATGAAAAGCTGGTCATCTTGCTGCTGCCCTCTTGCTGAGGGAGGTTTCAACATCAAGGAAATTCTTTCCTGGAATAAAGCAAACTTATGTAAGTGGCTTTGGAGATTATTGCACCCTACTGATTCGCTTTGGGCTCTCTGGCATACCCATTACAACCTCCAACACAGCCAGCTCTGGACTGCTCCTATCAGTTCCCATCATTCTGAAAGTTGGAGGAGTATATTGAGTGTGCGAGATTCACTCTTAAAGCTGTATGGTAATTGTTTGGCAGCTGATAAAATTTTGCAGCAATGCTCTACCTCTGCTGGGCACTTCCTGGTCTGTAAAATGTATGACTGTCTCAGGCCTAAATTCCCTATAGTTAGATGGGCTAAGACTGTCTGGACTGCTCAGGCCCTACCTAAGCATAGCTTCATTACGGCCTTGGCTGCTCAAACCAAGTTAGCCACTGTGGATAATCTTTGCAAACGTGGGATGTATCTGGTTAACTGGTGTGTATTGTGCAAGCAGGCTGGTGAGTCCCACCATCACTTGTTCTTCAAATGTCCTTTCTCTAATTCTGTTTGGAGGGGTATTCTTGGATGGATGAGCCTACCTGGTAGATCTTCTACTCTTAGGCAGGAGCTTCTTTGGTGTGCGTTACGTACTAAACGCAAACATTGGAAGGCTTGTTGGTTTGGTTGTTGCTTAACCGCGACTGTCTACACAATTTGGCAGGAGAGGAATGCTAGGATTTTTTCTGGCAAAGAGTTATCTGTTCCTACTTTGTTACATCAGATTAAATTTCATGTTGCTGTTAAAATTCTTGATTCTAAGCATAGTAAGGAGGTGTTAGACCATCTCACTCTTATTTATGCTTAA
- the LOC141589873 gene encoding uncharacterized protein LOC141589873: MTFITLVPKCESPERVEDFRPISLCNVIMKVVTRCITNRMSRVMSYLVGDYQNAFVAGRHIGDNVLLAHEAIQNINKHSSGACGRFAFKADMSKAYDPEANRSIYGIKLSRNAPSLSHLLFADDSIFFLQDKEEAFSKLKLILANFCSASGQIMNESKSGILFSPSTTMRSVREGLRVLHISENKGIGRYLGIDTDFGSSKKEIFNALIEKVRRRISSWNAIFLSPAGRLTLISSVLSALSNYVLSVFKIPSCSYQTWGCKSLSFGMELLLAHLGWKPGVNSMLRIWKCGWVGGEVPPQKTRLGFPPPDSMSNFTVKDLLTPSLCWNHELIFDLFEPEWARRICAMPICKTVVDDCFFWKLTSSGIYSVKSGYAVCLASYLRVHSSSKDESRIDASTKAFCKKRLWRLPGPHVWKILVWRILTDSLSVGAEFVKRNLIIGSVCPWCGEDGKSFSPEYFFAFLSNSTNVALEAESRLASAVSALGAVFYDPLGTLRNEISNHFPFFLVGEKGTYAPFRVKVDASWVSSFHASAGWIVYAPNGECYGTFAISFDAESALQAEAIGIREALRWAARSNLLHLDLSSDCLQLLLQLARVESLHHLVKGILLDIESDLLLFHCICFSFVPRHLNKVAHNLARAKLGL, translated from the exons ATGACTTTTATTACACTTGTTCCGAAATGTGAGAGTCCTGAAAGGGTGGAGGATTTCAGACCTATTAGTCTTTGCAACGTTATTATGAAGGTGGTCACGCGCTGCATTACGAATAGGATGTCTAGGGTTATGAGTTATCTGGTTGGTGATTACCAAAATGCTTTTGTTGCCGGTCGGCATATTGGGGATAACGTTCTTCTTGCCCACGAAGCAATTCAGAATATTAATAAGCACTCATCTGGGGCCTGCGGGAGATTTGCTTTTAAAGCGGATATGAGTAAGGCTTATGATC CTGAAGCCAATAGGTCTATTTATGGTATTAAGTTATCAAGAAATGCGCCCTCTCTTTCACATTTATTATTCGCGGATGATTCTATTTTCTTTCTTCAAGATAAAGAGGAGGCTTTCAGTAAGCTTAAACTGATCTTGGCTAATTTCTGTTCTGCTTCGGGTCAGATTATGAATGAGTCTAAATCTGGTATTCTGTTCAGTCCAAGCACCACGATGCGCTCTGTGCGGGAAGGTCTGAGGGTTTTACATATTTCAGAGAATAAGGGTATTGGTCGATATTTGGGTATCGATACTGATTTTGGTTCGTCTAAAAAGGAGATTTTCAATGCGCTCATTGAAAAGGTGCGACGCCGTATTTCGTCTTGGAATGCTATCTTTCTCTCACCTGCGGGAAGGTTGACTTTGATCTCTTCTGTTTTGTCTGCTTTATCGAATTATGTCCTATCTGTatttaaaataccg TCTTGCTCGTATCAAACTTGGGGTTGCAAGAGTTTATCTTTTGGTATGGAGTTGCTTTTGGCTCACTTGGGCTGGAAACCTGGTGTCAATTCAATGCTGCGTATATGGAAGTGTGGATGGGTTGGTGGTGAGGTACCGCCTCAAAAGACGAGATTGGGATTTCCGCCGCCAGACTCTATGTCGAATTTTACGGTTAAGGATCTTCTTACTCCTTCGTTGTGTTGGAATCATGAGCTTATCTTTGATTTGTTTGAACCCGAGTGGGCTCGTCGGATTTGTGCCATGCCTATTTGTAAAACTGTTGTTGATGATTGTTTTTTCTGGAAGCTTACTTCTTCGGGGATCTACTCGGTCAAAAGCGGTTACGCGGTCTGTCTTGCTTCTTATCTACGTGTTCATAGTTCGTCTAAGGATGAGAGTAGAATTGATGCTTCTACTAAGGCTTTTTGTAAAAAACGGTTATGGCGCTTACCAGGTCCGCATGTTTGGAAGATTCTTGTTTGGCGAATTTTGACGGATTCACTTTCGGTGGGAGCTGAATTTGTTAAACGGAATCTTATCATTGGGTCGGTGTGTCCTTGGTGTGGGGAGGATG GAAAGTCATTTTCGCCTGAGtacttctttgcatttctttcgaATTCTACTAATGTGGCTTTGGAAGCGGAGTCACGGCTTGCTTCTGCAGTCTCGGCTTTGGGGGCTGTCTTTTACGATCCGTTGGGCACTTTGAGGAATGAGATTAGTAATCATTTTCCGTTCTTTTTGGTGGGAGAAAAAGGAACTTATGCTCCTTTCCGAGTTAAAGTTGATGCGAGTTGGGTAAGTTCTTTTCATGCTTCTGCAGGTTGGATTGTCTATGCACCTAATGGGGAATGTTATGGGACTTTTGCCATAAGTTTTGATGCTGAATCTGCATTACAAGCTGAAGCGATTGGCATTAGGGAAGCTTTGAGATGGGCTGCTAGAAGTAATTTGCTTCACTTGGACTTATCCTCTGATTGTCTTCAACTACTTCTTCAACTTGCTAGAGTGGAGTCTCTGCACCACTTGGTTAAGGGGATTTTGCTTGATATTGAGTCGGACCtcttgttgtttcattgtatttgcTTTAGTTTCGTACCGCGTCATCTTAATAAGGTTGCCCATAACCTAGCTCGGGCTAAATTGGGATTGTAG
- the LOC141589874 gene encoding uncharacterized protein LOC141589874, producing MGFIESVGVNATGSAGGLWCGWKKGLMMSCVTTCNNFIILLNKMNPSMPWYLVLFYGEPEQSLRMQVFELLGSWLASLEYPFVIVGDFNQVEFSCDKLSSKTGSIAGALSFHNWRVEHELVDIPFKGPRFTWCNNRKGFKRVYEIIYKAYGSKDCFHLFPNTGVKHLPIQISDHAPIELCFNLVKNSCKKPYKIESWNLDNEECLSLIQKNWKSVFIGTSPFKLVRKLAFIRNLLRKWSIEKRKAWSKKWDCFDERIMDAMNCAINTGNSDLVVQVNNEVTEFARASALYWKQRAKMNWAVEGDTCTKFFFNWVKGRAGRNFILGIKDTLGNWSYDPVCIGNLFYNHFYAIYNPVSDDTATTSSDSHIASSSSVDFPRLAEYDVLFHQVRSIVKEDDLDS from the coding sequence ATGGGTTTTATTGAGTCCGTTGGTGTTAATGCAACGGGTAGTGCTGGTGGCCTTTGGTGTGGCTGGAAGAAGGGTTTGATGATGAGTTGTGTAACTACATGTAATAACTTCATCATCCTTTTGAATAAAATGAATCCTTCTATGCCTTGGTATCTCGTGTTGTTCTATGGTGAACCTGAGCAATCTCTCCGTATGCAAGTGTTTGAACTTTTGGGTTCATGGTTAGCTTCCTTAGAATATCCGTTTGTTATTGTTGGAGACTTTAATCAAGTCGAATTTAGTTGCGATAAGCTTAGTTCGAAGACGGGTAGTATCGCGGGGGCATTGAGTTTCCATAATTGGCGTGTTGAACATGAACTTGTTGATATTCCGTTCAAAGGGCCGCGTTTCACGTGGTGCAATAATAGAAAAGGTTTTAAGCGAGTTTATGAAATAATTTACAAGGCATATGGTTCAAAGGATTGCTTTCATCTTTTCCCAAATACTGGTGTTAAACACCTGCCCATTCAGATTTCGGATCACGCTCCCATTGAATTATGCTTTAACCTTGTTAAGAACTCATGTAAGAAGCCGTATAAGATTGAATCTTGGAATTTGGATAATGAAGAGTGCTTGTCTTTAATCCAGAAAAATTGGAAGTCCGTATTTATAGGCACTTCTCCGTTTAAATTGGTAAGGAAGCTAGCTTTTATTCGAAATTTGCTGCGAAAATGGTCCATTGAGAAACGAAAGGCTTGGAGTAAGAAGTGGGATTGTTTTGATGAACGTATTATGGATGCTATGAATTGCGCCATTAATACGGGAAATTCGGATCTAGTTGTTCAGGTTAATAATGAGGTTACAGAATTTGCTAGAGCGTCGGCTTTGTACTGGAAGCAACGTGCGAAGATGAATTGGGCGGTTGAGGGGGATACTTGTACTAAGTTCTTTTTCAATTGGGTTAAGGGCCGTGCGGGTCGTAATTTTATTCTTGGTATCAAAGACACGCTGGGGAATTGGAGTTATGATCCGGTTTGTATTGGGAATCTCTTTTACAACCACTTTTATGCTATTTATAATCCGGTTAGTGACGATACTGCTACGACCTCTTCTGATTCTCATATAGCTTCGTCGTCCTCAGTTGATTTTCCAAGGTTGGCGGAGTATGACGTGCTCTTTCACCAGGTAAGGTCTATTGTTAAGGAGGATGATTTGGATTCTTGA